The genomic interval TCTCTGAAGCAAAAAATGCCAATAACAGCACAATTGAAGCTGTTAAGGGTGCAATTAAAGGTGCAAATGATGTTTTTGAACAACTAATTGCTTCTCTAACTAAACTTGCTGATGTAACTAAAGAAGATGCTCTACTTGGTGGTCATAATAATAATGCTGCCCCTGGTGCTGCTGATAAGGATGGAGTTGAAGCTATTATTGCAGGGGTTAAAGATATTATTGATGCAGCAGAGAAGTCTGATGTAAAGATTGAAAAAGGAACCGAAGGTGGTGCTATTACTGCTAATGCTTCTACTGATGCCCCTGCTGTTCTTGGTGGTAATAATGCTCATGCTGCTGCTGGTGCTGGTTCTAAATTAGCTGATGAGGTAACTAAGGCAGATCCATGGGCTATGATTGATAAGATTAAAAATGCTACTGCTACTACTCCTGCTAAACTTAACGGTGCCGATAATGAAGCTGGAGCACTAGCTGCTTCTAATGATAAGGCTGATGCTGCAGCTGGTGCTAAGAGTAATGCTGACCTAGTAGCAGCAGTAGCTCTCAAAGCAATGACTAAGAATGGTAAATTTAGTGCTGTTGATGCTGATAAAGATATTGTTAAGGCGGCAGCAACTAGTGCGGTAAATAAGGTATTAGGAGTACTTGATTTTATTATTAGGAAAACAGTAAGTAGCAATCTAGATAAGATAAGAGAAACTGTTAAGGGAATACAGTACTCAGAAAC from Borrelia turicatae 91E135 carries:
- a CDS encoding variable large family protein encodes the protein MKRITLSALLMTLFLLLGCGSGQLQAEKLAAESKISFFDSLIKIGQGFQEIFGIFGNAIGDTFGLTAVKSDDKKSKVGEHFERIKKGLEDTNGKLKELSSEISEAKNANNSTIEAVKGAIKGANDVFEQLIASLTKLADVTKEDALLGGHNNNAAPGAADKDGVEAIIAGVKDIIDAAEKSDVKIEKGTEGGAITANASTDAPAVLGGNNAHAAAGAGSKLADEVTKADPWAMIDKIKNATATTPAKLNGADNEAGALAASNDKADAAAGAKSNADLVAAVALKAMTKNGKFSAVDADKDIVKAAATSAVNKVLGVLDFIIRKTVSSNLDKIRETVKGIQYSETTIEATESSTTIQPAAAK